The following are from one region of the Acidobacteriota bacterium genome:
- a CDS encoding SBBP repeat-containing protein, with translation MKATFALFIYLSAALTLAAQVNQADSARMLKSYGKLPLTFEANHGQTDPRAKFFSRGEGYSLFLTPSEAVLSLRGRATEGNSNPKNDVVVIRTQLLGANAQTELVGESPLPGKSNYFVGSDPTKWRTNVPQFGKVRYENVYPRVDLVYYGHQRELEYDFVLQPGANPNSIRLGVEGAAKLHLDHGDLVMSSTGGDLYLRAPHIYQEANGVRHIVRGQYVIKGNNEVGFRLGSYDRRRALVIDPVLAYSTYLGGSGTGGDIGVAIAVDSAGNAYVTGQTNSTDFPTANAIQPTNAGNGDAFVTKFNADGSALVYSTFLGGSTGGEEGQAIATDSAGNVYVTGATLSSDFPTVNPIQRRYGGGDTDAFVTKINADGNALVYSTYLGAAGEDDGQGIAVDSAGNAYVAGTTGSKRFPVKNSIQPAFGGGARDAFVTKINAAGSAFVYSTFLGGSDDEYGAGIAVDSAGDAYIAGSTLSADFPVNNAIQPTFGGVIDAFVTEINSAGAALVYSTYLGGSNWDQGFGIAADSAGNAYVTGVTQSTNFPTFHPIQPSLGSSNRNAFVSRINVGGTGFVFSTYLGENDDELGFGITRDSLGDAYVTGANGAPSGDTAFVTKMKADGSAVVYTTNLGGNCNSNVGSGVAVNSTDSVYMVGWTCSNNFPTTPFAFQKEFKGGGYANAFVAKVAETFANVSPATLSFPLQLIGQTSVSQKTTLTNTGTHTITINQIYFGGSNPGDFTQTNTCGSSLAAGASCTISVAFIPSTRGSRTALLGISDSDAGSPQTVSLSGTGVAVSLSAKKLNFGNQPVGTKSASQTFTLTNLDGTPLHFSKIVIKAKNAADFSQTNTCGTGIGAHASCTITVNFTPSAQGARRGSLQISDDGGASPQKVTLLGTGT, from the coding sequence TTGAAAGCCACGTTTGCGCTCTTCATCTATCTAAGTGCGGCCTTGACCCTTGCCGCTCAGGTAAATCAAGCGGATTCAGCCAGGATGCTCAAGAGCTACGGTAAGCTTCCCCTGACCTTTGAAGCGAACCACGGGCAGACCGATCCACGGGCCAAATTCTTCTCTCGCGGGGAAGGCTACAGCCTGTTCCTGACGCCCAGCGAAGCGGTGCTGTCTTTGCGCGGGCGGGCAACAGAAGGGAACTCCAACCCCAAGAATGATGTGGTCGTGATTCGCACCCAACTCTTAGGCGCCAATGCACAAACCGAATTGGTTGGTGAAAGCCCACTACCCGGCAAGAGCAATTATTTTGTAGGGAGTGACCCAACCAAGTGGCGGACGAACGTGCCCCAGTTCGGCAAAGTGCGTTACGAAAATGTATATCCGCGCGTGGATCTGGTTTACTACGGCCATCAGCGCGAACTGGAATACGACTTTGTGCTGCAACCGGGAGCGAACCCGAACTCGATACGACTGGGGGTTGAAGGCGCGGCCAAACTCCACCTCGACCACGGCGATCTTGTCATGAGCAGCACTGGCGGAGACCTTTATCTCCGTGCTCCGCATATCTACCAGGAAGCGAATGGAGTCCGCCACATCGTGCGCGGCCAGTATGTTATCAAGGGAAACAACGAAGTAGGATTTCGTCTCGGTTCGTACGATCGACGCAGAGCGCTAGTCATTGATCCGGTGCTGGCGTATTCGACCTACCTGGGTGGAAGTGGGACCGGCGGGGACATTGGTGTCGCGATTGCCGTGGATTCTGCCGGCAACGCCTATGTCACCGGGCAAACCAACTCAACCGATTTCCCCACTGCGAATGCCATCCAGCCCACCAACGCCGGGAATGGCGATGCGTTTGTGACGAAGTTCAACGCCGATGGCAGCGCACTCGTCTACTCAACATTTCTGGGCGGGAGCACGGGCGGCGAAGAGGGACAAGCCATCGCAACCGACTCGGCTGGCAATGTGTACGTCACCGGCGCAACTCTTTCAAGCGACTTTCCGACCGTCAATCCGATCCAGCGCAGGTATGGTGGCGGGGACACGGATGCGTTCGTGACCAAGATCAATGCTGACGGCAATGCGCTTGTCTATTCCACTTATCTGGGCGCCGCCGGCGAAGATGACGGTCAAGGCATCGCCGTGGACTCGGCAGGAAATGCATACGTGGCTGGGACCACGGGATCAAAGCGCTTTCCTGTGAAGAATTCCATCCAGCCTGCCTTTGGCGGAGGGGCGCGGGACGCGTTCGTAACGAAGATCAATGCGGCCGGTAGCGCGTTCGTCTATTCCACCTTTCTGGGTGGCAGTGATGACGAATACGGCGCAGGCATTGCAGTCGACTCGGCAGGGGATGCCTACATTGCGGGGAGTACTCTCTCCGCTGACTTTCCGGTCAACAATGCAATCCAGCCCACGTTCGGCGGTGTGATTGATGCGTTTGTGACCGAAATCAATTCGGCCGGCGCTGCGCTTGTTTACTCTACCTACCTGGGTGGAAGCAACTGGGACCAGGGTTTTGGAATTGCCGCCGATTCGGCCGGCAATGCATATGTCACTGGAGTCACGCAGTCAACCAATTTCCCTACGTTCCATCCCATTCAACCCAGCCTGGGCAGCAGCAACAGAAATGCGTTTGTCAGCAGGATCAATGTGGGCGGCACCGGATTCGTTTTCTCTACTTACCTTGGGGAGAACGACGATGAGCTAGGTTTTGGCATTACCAGGGATTCCTTGGGGGATGCCTACGTTACCGGCGCCAACGGAGCTCCCAGCGGCGACACCGCATTTGTTACCAAAATGAAAGCAGACGGCAGCGCAGTCGTTTACACAACCAACCTGGGGGGAAACTGCAACAGCAACGTAGGTTCTGGCGTAGCCGTTAACTCGACGGATAGCGTCTACATGGTCGGGTGGACATGCTCGAACAACTTCCCTACGACTCCATTCGCATTTCAGAAGGAGTTCAAAGGTGGAGGGTACGCGAATGCGTTTGTCGCCAAGGTCGCTGAAACCTTTGCCAACGTCTCGCCCGCGACCTTGTCTTTTCCCTTACAACTCATTGGTCAAACCAGCGTTTCTCAAAAGACCACCTTGACCAATACCGGGACGCACACTATCACCATCAATCAAATCTATTTCGGCGGTTCGAACCCGGGTGACTTCACCCAGACCAACACTTGCGGCTCTTCACTCGCCGCGGGCGCGAGTTGTACGATTTCGGTCGCGTTCATTCCTTCAACAAGAGGGAGCCGAACGGCACTTCTCGGAATCAGTGATTCGGACGCGGGCAGTCCACAAACGGTGTCATTGAGCGGAACCGGTGTGGCCGTCTCGCTTTCAGCGAAGAAATTGAATTTCGGGAACCAGCCCGTAGGGACCAAGAGTGCGTCGCAAACGTTCACACTCACGAACCTGGACGGCACGCCGCTGCATTTTTCGAAGATTGTGATCAAAGCAAAAAACGCGGCAGACTTCTCACAAACCAATACTTGTGGAACGGGAATTGGAGCCCATGCCAGTTGCACAATCACGGTGAACTTCACACCGTCCGCCCAAGGCGCGCGGAGGGGATCGCTTCAAATCTCCGACGACGGTGGCGCCAGTCCGCAGAAAGTTACATTGTTGGGAACGGGGACCTAG
- a CDS encoding FAD-dependent oxidoreductase: MNNKPHIAVIGAGAFGGWTALYLLRGGARITLLDAWGPGNSRSSSGGETRVMRGAYGPNQPYTQMAARAMELWHDNEERWKQKFFHRIGVLWMVEGDGQFERGSLPVLKDAGVPFEQLSSGELAKRWKQINFEKVEWGIWEPQSGYLLARASTQAVVEHFVAEGGEYRQASVFEQGLESGDWKELTLSDSSSLRADRYIFACGPWLGKLFPQTVGPHFLSSKQDVFFFGTPAGDYRYDEGTLPVWADHSDHFMYGIPGNQNRGFKLADDTRGAAFDPTSGQRVVDADRLASARNYITYRFPGMKDAPLVETRVCQYENTTDHDFILDRHPAKSDVWMVGGGSGHGFKHGPALGEKVARLVLKDEVAEPEYRLSRFATR; encoded by the coding sequence ATGAATAACAAACCTCACATTGCAGTGATCGGCGCGGGTGCATTTGGCGGATGGACCGCTCTCTATCTTCTTCGTGGCGGAGCGCGGATTACTCTCCTCGATGCCTGGGGTCCCGGAAACTCGCGGTCGTCCTCGGGCGGCGAGACGCGCGTGATGCGCGGAGCGTACGGACCGAATCAGCCTTATACCCAGATGGCGGCGCGGGCCATGGAGCTTTGGCATGACAACGAAGAGCGCTGGAAGCAGAAGTTCTTTCATCGCATCGGCGTGCTTTGGATGGTGGAAGGCGATGGCCAGTTCGAGCGCGGATCGCTCCCCGTATTGAAAGACGCGGGCGTTCCGTTCGAACAGCTGTCGTCCGGCGAACTGGCGAAACGCTGGAAGCAAATCAATTTCGAAAAGGTCGAGTGGGGAATCTGGGAGCCACAGAGTGGATACCTGCTGGCACGCGCCTCGACGCAGGCGGTGGTCGAGCACTTCGTCGCCGAGGGCGGCGAATATCGGCAGGCATCTGTCTTCGAACAAGGGCTGGAGAGTGGTGACTGGAAGGAACTAACTCTCTCGGACAGCTCGAGTTTGCGGGCGGATCGCTATATCTTTGCCTGCGGACCCTGGCTTGGGAAACTATTTCCGCAAACCGTAGGCCCTCATTTCCTGTCGAGCAAACAAGACGTATTTTTCTTTGGGACGCCTGCCGGCGACTATCGCTACGACGAAGGCACTCTCCCCGTGTGGGCCGATCACAGCGATCACTTCATGTATGGAATTCCCGGCAATCAGAACCGCGGATTCAAACTGGCCGACGATACGCGTGGAGCGGCATTTGATCCTACTTCGGGTCAACGCGTCGTCGATGCAGACCGACTCGCGAGCGCGCGCAACTACATTACGTATCGCTTTCCAGGAATGAAGGACGCGCCGCTGGTCGAGACTCGCGTTTGCCAGTACGAGAATACGACGGACCATGACTTCATTCTCGACCGCCATCCGGCTAAATCCGATGTGTGGATGGTTGGCGGGGGATCGGGACATGGATTCAAGCATGGCCCGGCGTTAGGAGAGAAAGTCGCCAGGCTGGTGTTAAAGGATGAAGTGGCAGAGCCAGAGTACCGACTCAGCAGGTTCGCCACCCGTTAG